One window of Anaerolineales bacterium genomic DNA carries:
- the rpsC gene encoding 30S ribosomal protein S3: MGRKVHPVGFRLGINQPWGGRWFAEGSTYRQQLHQDLAIRGLLMGKLSKGGAAANEKIRELRKDLSDAIRDGKAGVSRIDVERTPGKIRIAIHTAKPGILIGRKGEGVKKIRAALESLVGKKIELDIKEISNPDVDAKLVARNIADQLERRIAYRRAMKRAIQQAIKQGAEGIKILVGGRLGGAEMSRDVWLREGRVPLQTLRANLDFATDEALTTYGQIGVKVWIYKGEATPEIDEKTEATEGVYVSE; the protein is encoded by the coding sequence GTTGGATTTCGTCTCGGCATCAACCAGCCCTGGGGAGGGCGTTGGTTCGCCGAGGGAAGCACTTACCGCCAGCAACTTCACCAGGATCTCGCGATTCGCGGCTTGTTGATGGGCAAACTTTCAAAGGGGGGCGCTGCTGCAAATGAAAAGATTCGCGAGCTTCGCAAGGACCTTTCCGATGCCATCCGCGACGGCAAGGCAGGTGTCTCCCGCATCGACGTGGAACGCACCCCCGGTAAAATTCGCATCGCCATCCATACTGCCAAGCCCGGTATCCTGATCGGGCGCAAGGGTGAGGGTGTGAAGAAGATCCGGGCTGCGCTTGAATCGCTGGTGGGCAAGAAGATCGAGTTGGATATCAAGGAGATCTCGAACCCGGACGTGGACGCCAAACTGGTTGCACGAAACATTGCCGACCAACTGGAACGCCGCATTGCCTATCGCCGCGCCATGAAACGCGCAATACAACAAGCCATCAAGCAGGGCGCCGAGGGAATCAAAATTCTCGTTGGCGGCCGTTTGGGCGGCGCGGAAATGTCCCGCGATGTCTGGCTTCGGGAAGGACGCGTACCGCTGCAAACCCTGCGCGCAAACCTGGATTTCGCTACCGACGAAGCGTTGACCACCTACGGTCAGATCGGCGTAAAGGTCTGGATCTATAAGGGCGAAGCGACACCGGAAATCGATGAGAAGACCGAGGCGACGGAAGGCGTTTACGTCAGCGAATAA
- the rplP gene encoding 50S ribosomal protein L16, producing the protein MLMPKRVKWRKQMRGRMRGKALRGAEISFGDYGLQALEPGWITARQIEAARRSIVREMKRRGKIWIRIFPAKPFTHKPPETRMGSGKGNVEYYVAVVKPGRIMFEVSGLSEEIAVAALKSAQYKFSIKTKVVARHAGGE; encoded by the coding sequence ATGTTGATGCCTAAAAGAGTAAAGTGGCGCAAGCAGATGCGCGGTCGCATGAGGGGCAAGGCTCTCCGCGGGGCGGAGATCTCCTTTGGCGATTACGGCCTGCAGGCGCTTGAACCGGGCTGGATCACAGCCCGTCAAATCGAAGCTGCCAGACGGTCCATCGTGCGCGAGATGAAACGGCGCGGCAAGATCTGGATCCGGATTTTCCCGGCCAAGCCGTTTACTCATAAACCGCCCGAGACCCGCATGGGTTCCGGCAAAGGGAATGTGGAATATTATGTCGCCGTGGTGAAACCCGGGCGCATCATGTTCGAAGTCAGCGGTTTGTCTGAAGAGATCGCAGTTGCGGCTTTGAAATCAGCCCAATACAAGTTCTCCATCAAGACCAAGGTCGTGGCTCGCCACGCGGGAGGCGAATAA
- the rpmC gene encoding 50S ribosomal protein L29 codes for MKPADIRKLSPEEIRAKISDARDELMKLRFQQVSGQLTDPSRLNILRKDIARMETILAETLREAAVEGAK; via the coding sequence ATGAAGCCCGCAGATATTCGCAAACTTTCACCGGAGGAAATCCGCGCCAAGATCTCTGACGCGCGCGATGAGTTGATGAAACTGCGCTTCCAACAGGTGAGCGGACAGTTGACAGACCCGAGCCGCCTGAACATCCTGCGTAAAGATATCGCCCGCATGGAGACCATCCTGGCGGAAACGCTCCGGGAAGCGGCAGTGGAAGGTGCAAAATGA
- the rpsQ gene encoding 30S ribosomal protein S17 has translation MNNRRRMTGVVTSNKMTKTVVVEITRKYRHPLYKKVVFSSMRVKAHDEIGCQIGDEVRIVESRPLSREKRWAVESVVKREVRTADQGVGE, from the coding sequence ATGAACAACCGTCGTCGTATGACTGGAGTCGTCACCAGCAACAAAATGACGAAAACCGTCGTGGTGGAGATCACCCGCAAATACCGCCATCCGCTTTACAAGAAAGTGGTGTTCTCGAGCATGCGCGTCAAGGCGCACGACGAGATCGGCTGTCAGATCGGGGATGAGGTCCGCATCGTGGAATCCCGCCCCCTGTCCCGCGAGAAGCGCTGGGCGGTCGAATCTGTCGTGAAGCGTGAAGTCCGCACCGCCGATCAGGGTGTGGGAGAGTAA
- the rplN gene encoding 50S ribosomal protein L14, whose translation MIQHESRLKVADNTGARELLVIHILGGSRRKYGAIGDVVVATVKTATPQGSVKKSEIVKAVIVRCTKEWRREDGSYIRFDDNAAVILDADGENPRGTRIFGPVARELRDMGYMKIVSLAPEVL comes from the coding sequence ATGATCCAGCATGAATCCCGATTGAAGGTTGCCGATAACACCGGCGCGCGAGAACTGCTCGTCATTCATATTCTGGGTGGTTCGAGGCGCAAGTACGGGGCGATCGGCGATGTGGTTGTGGCGACGGTCAAGACCGCCACTCCACAGGGCTCTGTGAAAAAGAGCGAGATCGTGAAGGCCGTGATCGTGCGCTGCACCAAGGAATGGCGCCGCGAGGACGGCTCATATATCCGTTTTGATGATAACGCCGCAGTCATCCTGGACGCAGACGGCGAGAACCCGAGGGGTACACGCATCTTCGGACCAGTGGCGCGCGAACTGCGCGATATGGGTTACATGAAGATCGTGTCTTTGGCCCCGGAAGTGTTGTAG
- the rplX gene encoding 50S ribosomal protein L24: protein MRVKIRKGDTVEVISGRLEDKGKRGEVINVILDERRVVVQGVNIRTKHQKQVQTQGRRNLNPGRIQFEGPVDISNVMLVCPKCGEATRVGVLRDEAGAHRVCKNCEATID, encoded by the coding sequence ATGAGAGTCAAGATTCGAAAAGGCGATACCGTTGAAGTGATCAGCGGCCGTCTCGAGGATAAAGGCAAGCGCGGAGAGGTGATCAATGTGATCCTCGACGAGCGCCGTGTGGTGGTGCAGGGTGTCAACATCCGCACCAAGCACCAAAAGCAGGTGCAAACCCAGGGCCGCCGAAACCTTAACCCGGGCCGCATCCAATTCGAAGGTCCCGTCGATATTTCCAACGTGATGCTGGTCTGCCCGAAGTGCGGCGAGGCCACGCGCGTCGGCGTACTTCGTGATGAAGCAGGCGCGCATCGTGTCTGCAAAAATTGCGAAGCCACGATCGACTAG
- the rplE gene encoding 50S ribosomal protein L5, producing MNRMQERYNKEIAPALLKSFGFKNVMQVPRLEKIVVNIGLGEALDNPKALESAVADLTSITGQKPVQTKARKSIANFKLREGRLIGTKVTLRGPRMWAFFDRLVNIALPRVRDFRGISPNAFDGRGNYTLGIKDQLVFPEIEYDKIDKLRGMEVTIVTSAKNDDEARALLRLLGMPFSGKKEA from the coding sequence ATGAACAGAATGCAGGAACGTTATAACAAGGAAATCGCCCCGGCTCTGCTTAAGTCGTTCGGGTTCAAGAATGTGATGCAGGTGCCTCGGCTGGAGAAGATCGTGGTGAACATCGGCCTCGGCGAGGCGCTGGATAACCCCAAGGCGCTCGAATCCGCTGTTGCTGATTTGACAAGCATCACAGGTCAGAAACCCGTGCAAACGAAGGCGCGCAAGAGCATTGCGAACTTCAAATTGCGCGAAGGCCGGTTGATCGGTACGAAGGTGACCCTGCGCGGTCCGCGCATGTGGGCATTTTTCGACCGCCTCGTAAACATCGCCCTTCCTCGCGTGCGCGACTTCCGCGGCATCTCGCCGAACGCCTTCGACGGACGCGGGAATTACACACTTGGTATCAAAGATCAACTGGTCTTTCCGGAGATCGAATACGACAAGATCGATAAACTGCGCGGGATGGAAGTCACCATTGTGACCTCCGCGAAGAACGATGATGAAGCTCGCGCATTGTTAAGACTGCTCGGAATGCCGTTCAGCGGCAAGAAGGAAGCGTAA
- a CDS encoding type Z 30S ribosomal protein S14, which produces MAKKCMQYREQRRRHAVQVRNRCQRCGRPRGYIRRFGLCRICFRELALKGQIPGVVKASW; this is translated from the coding sequence ATGGCAAAGAAATGCATGCAATATCGTGAACAGCGCCGCCGCCATGCGGTGCAGGTCCGCAACCGATGTCAGCGCTGCGGACGCCCCCGCGGGTACATCCGCCGCTTCGGCTTGTGCCGCATTTGTTTCCGTGAACTGGCGTTGAAGGGCCAAATCCCCGGCGTCGTAAAGGCGTCCTGGTAA
- the rpsH gene encoding 30S ribosomal protein S8 translates to MSFTDPIADMLTRIRNAVMAGHSQVALPGSKMKLEIAKILKEEGFLEGFEVVDGENETHKVLRLKIKYVGERRERRAVISGLERVSKPGRRIYTKKTDIPWVLSGIGVAILSTPKGVMTGARARQLGVGGEVICKVW, encoded by the coding sequence ATGTCATTCACTGATCCAATTGCCGATATGTTGACCCGCATCCGCAACGCCGTGATGGCGGGGCACTCGCAGGTCGCATTGCCGGGCTCGAAGATGAAGCTCGAGATCGCCAAGATCCTCAAGGAGGAGGGTTTCCTCGAGGGGTTCGAGGTGGTTGACGGCGAAAACGAAACCCATAAAGTACTGCGCCTTAAGATCAAGTACGTAGGCGAACGCCGCGAGAGGCGCGCTGTCATTTCCGGTTTGGAACGTGTCAGCAAGCCGGGACGCCGGATCTATACAAAGAAGACCGATATCCCGTGGGTGCTCTCGGGGATCGGCGTAGCCATTCTCTCGACCCCCAAAGGCGTCATGACCGGCGCGCGCGCCAGACAATTGGGCGTGGGCGGCGAGGTCATCTGCAAGGTTTGGTAG
- the rplF gene encoding 50S ribosomal protein L6, whose product MSRIGRLAVDIPTGVQVELTGSKVRVKGPKGELSREFSSLIAIKMEDNQIKIARNSDNPEERALHGTTRALLANMVHGVSKGFDVVLEVEGVGYRAEMEGKNLALFVGYSHPVKIEPPAGISFETDAKTRQIKVSGFDKELVGQVAANVRNVRPPEPYHGKGLRYLGEKVRRKAGKAGKGAK is encoded by the coding sequence GTGTCTCGCATTGGTCGTTTAGCAGTAGATATACCCACCGGAGTTCAAGTGGAACTGACGGGCTCGAAGGTCCGCGTGAAGGGACCAAAGGGTGAACTTTCGCGGGAATTTTCCAGCCTGATCGCGATCAAGATGGAAGATAATCAGATAAAGATAGCGCGCAATTCGGATAATCCCGAGGAACGCGCCCTGCATGGAACCACCCGCGCCCTGCTGGCCAATATGGTCCACGGTGTAAGCAAGGGTTTCGATGTCGTGCTCGAAGTGGAAGGAGTCGGATATCGCGCTGAAATGGAGGGCAAGAACCTGGCATTGTTCGTGGGATATTCCCACCCCGTCAAGATCGAGCCGCCCGCCGGTATCTCCTTCGAAACCGATGCAAAAACCCGACAGATCAAGGTCTCGGGTTTCGACAAGGAATTGGTTGGGCAGGTGGCGGCAAATGTACGCAACGTCCGCCCGCCGGAGCCTTATCATGGCAAGGGCTTGCGTTATCTTGGCGAGAAGGTTCGCCGCAAAGCTGGTAAAGCAGGGAAAGGAGCCAAGTAA
- a CDS encoding 50S ribosomal protein L18, whose protein sequence is MAKKSRSLARERRHSRVRKQVFGNPERPRLNVFKSLTGIYAQIIDDMDGNTIVSASTVDRELREKVKGMKKSEQAKAVGKAIAERAKHRGISSVVFDRGGFRYTGRVKALADGAREGGLQF, encoded by the coding sequence ATGGCTAAAAAGAGTCGCTCGCTGGCTCGCGAACGCCGTCACAGCCGCGTCCGCAAGCAGGTATTTGGCAATCCTGAACGTCCGCGATTGAACGTGTTCAAGAGCCTGACGGGCATTTATGCACAGATCATCGACGATATGGACGGCAATACCATTGTTTCCGCTTCCACTGTCGACAGGGAACTGCGCGAAAAAGTAAAAGGCATGAAAAAATCCGAACAGGCGAAAGCGGTCGGGAAAGCCATTGCCGAACGCGCGAAGCACAGGGGAATCTCCTCGGTCGTGTTCGACCGCGGCGGTTTCCGTTACACCGGGCGCGTCAAGGCTCTGGCCGACGGCGCGCGCGAAGGCGGCCTGCAGTTTTAG
- the rpsE gene encoding 30S ribosomal protein S5 has translation MADNQFDKQFESQDAFEERVIEIARVAKVVKGGRRFRFRVTVVVGDKKGNIGMGVGKANAVPDAMRKASERARKNIRTVNISGTTIPHEALGKVAGAKVFLKPASAGTGVIAAGGVRAVLEVAGVRDILTKSMGSANVLNVVMATFDALDGLRSPAVEAARRGKRAEDLAPFWERRKQHA, from the coding sequence ATGGCTGATAATCAATTTGATAAACAATTCGAATCCCAGGATGCCTTCGAGGAACGCGTGATCGAGATCGCCCGCGTTGCAAAGGTGGTGAAGGGTGGACGCCGTTTCCGCTTCCGCGTGACGGTTGTGGTTGGAGACAAGAAAGGCAACATCGGAATGGGCGTTGGCAAAGCCAATGCCGTTCCCGATGCGATGCGCAAGGCTTCGGAACGCGCCCGCAAGAACATTCGCACGGTCAACATTTCCGGGACGACCATCCCGCATGAAGCGCTTGGGAAAGTGGCAGGCGCAAAGGTCTTTCTCAAACCGGCCTCTGCCGGGACGGGCGTGATCGCCGCAGGTGGTGTCCGGGCTGTGTTGGAAGTGGCCGGTGTGCGCGATATCCTGACCAAATCCATGGGAAGCGCGAATGTCCTCAATGTGGTGATGGCTACCTTCGACGCGCTGGATGGACTCCGTTCGCCCGCCGTCGAAGCCGCCCGCCGCGGAAAACGCGCAGAAGACCTGGCCCCGTTCTGGGAGCGGAGGAAACAACATGCCTAA
- the rpmD gene encoding 50S ribosomal protein L30 yields MPKKATSGKSIRVTLVRSAIGYTKDQKATVKALGLRRMHQTVEHKDSPALRGMLNKIIHLIKVEE; encoded by the coding sequence ATGCCTAAGAAAGCAACCTCCGGTAAAAGCATCCGCGTAACTTTGGTGCGGAGCGCCATCGGCTATACAAAGGATCAGAAGGCAACTGTAAAAGCGCTTGGTCTGCGCCGGATGCATCAGACCGTCGAACATAAAGATTCGCCCGCCTTGCGCGGGATGTTGAACAAGATCATTCATTTGATCAAGGTTGAAGAGTAG
- the rplO gene encoding 50S ribosomal protein L15, with protein sequence MKLHDLAPNPGSKKNRKRVGRGISAGQGKTAGRGTKGAGARSGEGGHLYRQGGNLPFYRRLPFIRGEGFTPPNQTDYNEINLDQLSEVFKANAEVNPESLAEARLLRDSQNPIVVLGRGEMKHALKVRVHRVSAGAKAKIEKAGGSVELIAKE encoded by the coding sequence ATGAAATTACACGATCTTGCACCCAATCCGGGGTCGAAAAAGAATAGAAAACGCGTCGGGCGTGGAATTTCCGCCGGACAGGGGAAGACGGCGGGTCGCGGTACCAAAGGCGCCGGGGCGCGTTCCGGTGAGGGCGGTCACCTGTACCGCCAGGGCGGCAACCTTCCTTTCTATCGCCGCCTGCCGTTCATCCGCGGTGAAGGTTTCACCCCGCCCAACCAAACGGATTACAACGAAATTAACCTGGATCAACTTTCCGAGGTGTTCAAAGCCAATGCGGAAGTGAACCCTGAATCTCTGGCAGAGGCGCGCCTCCTGCGCGATTCCCAAAATCCGATCGTTGTTTTGGGGCGCGGTGAAATGAAGCATGCGCTCAAGGTGCGCGTACATCGGGTCAGCGCGGGCGCCAAAGCCAAGATCGAAAAGGCTGGCGGCTCGGTCGAGTTGATCGCCAAGGAATAA
- the secY gene encoding preprotein translocase subunit SecY, whose product MKTTFSGWHYLWKSEDIRRKLIITLLILVIYRLAANVPAPGVDHDILAAFRASTTGSGGFLGFLDLLSGGTVSNFSLLSMGVYPYITAQIIIQLLIPIIPSLQKRIQDDPREGRRWQEKWTYYLAVPMAALSAIGQINIFNSLSIQGIGQPILPFGLFDAETSLASWSVLIAMTAGTMFAIWLGELISEYGIRGQGLSLVIFAGIVAQIPANFASLLADEQNRWIMLALTVVVIVLTVLAIVYVQQGRRNVPVMYPGRRVGNRMSMPVKGTMPLMVNLSGMIPLIFASAILQFPAIIASYFTASENKGVADFFLGVQNFFGATGSSNWGYWTLYFLMVVVFTFFYTTVMFDQQNYGENLKKIGASVPGVLTGAPTQKYLSTVQSRITLVGAVFLGIVAIMPFLLGLLLSAFNISAANNTGIFLITSSGLLIVVGVVRDTFQNIDAELKLHGYQDSLLVR is encoded by the coding sequence ATGAAGACCACCTTTTCAGGCTGGCATTATCTTTGGAAATCGGAAGACATCCGCCGCAAATTGATCATCACCCTTTTGATTTTGGTGATCTATCGGCTCGCGGCGAATGTTCCGGCTCCCGGCGTGGACCATGACATTCTCGCCGCCTTCCGGGCATCCACGACTGGATCAGGAGGCTTTCTCGGCTTCCTGGACCTGCTCTCCGGCGGAACCGTATCGAATTTCTCTTTGCTCTCGATGGGCGTATATCCGTACATCACCGCCCAGATCATCATTCAATTGTTGATTCCCATCATTCCCTCGCTTCAGAAGCGGATCCAGGATGACCCGCGCGAGGGACGACGCTGGCAGGAAAAATGGACCTACTATCTTGCCGTTCCGATGGCGGCTCTTTCCGCAATCGGGCAGATCAACATCTTCAACTCGCTCTCCATCCAGGGCATTGGCCAGCCGATCCTTCCCTTTGGATTGTTCGATGCTGAGACTTCATTGGCATCATGGTCCGTTCTGATCGCTATGACCGCCGGGACAATGTTCGCCATCTGGCTCGGTGAGTTGATCTCCGAATACGGCATCCGCGGACAGGGACTCTCCCTTGTCATCTTTGCAGGTATTGTGGCTCAGATTCCTGCGAACTTTGCCTCGCTTCTGGCGGACGAACAAAACCGCTGGATCATGCTTGCGCTGACGGTTGTCGTCATCGTCCTGACGGTTCTTGCCATTGTCTACGTCCAGCAGGGACGCCGCAATGTGCCTGTCATGTATCCCGGCCGCCGCGTTGGCAACCGCATGTCCATGCCTGTCAAAGGCACCATGCCGTTGATGGTCAACCTTTCCGGCATGATCCCGCTGATCTTTGCCAGCGCCATCCTGCAATTTCCGGCCATCATCGCCAGTTATTTCACCGCAAGTGAAAATAAAGGCGTGGCAGATTTCTTTCTTGGCGTTCAGAACTTTTTCGGCGCCACCGGCTCGAGCAACTGGGGCTACTGGACGCTTTACTTCCTGATGGTGGTGGTCTTCACGTTCTTTTATACAACCGTCATGTTCGACCAGCAGAATTATGGCGAAAACCTCAAGAAGATCGGGGCAAGTGTTCCCGGCGTTCTAACCGGCGCTCCAACACAAAAATATCTGAGCACGGTCCAAAGCAGGATCACCCTTGTAGGGGCTGTCTTCCTTGGAATTGTCGCCATCATGCCATTTCTTCTCGGTCTGTTGTTAAGCGCATTCAATATATCAGCCGCCAATAACACAGGAATATTCCTCATCACATCCTCCGGTTTGCTAATCGTGGTGGGCGTCGTGCGCGACACCTTCCAGAATATCGATGCAGAGTTAAAACTGCACGGTTATCAGGATTCGCTTTTGGTCCGCTAA
- a CDS encoding adenylate kinase, whose amino-acid sequence MATYIVLLGPPGVGKGTQARILSETKKLAHISSGDLFRENIKNQTELGKVVKSYLDKGELVPDDVTIAMIRDRLSRPDCEAGAILDGFPRTPAQAEALEAMLKDFKGSVDAVPYITAAENILIERASGRWTCKANGHIYHEKFNPPKQAGICDIDGSEVYQREDDKAETVSKRIHVYLEQTIPLVDHYRKAGKLIEVDGTLAVEQVTKTLFDKLKK is encoded by the coding sequence ATGGCAACTTACATTGTCCTGCTCGGTCCGCCCGGTGTTGGAAAAGGAACCCAGGCACGCATCCTTTCCGAAACAAAAAAGCTGGCACATATTTCCTCCGGCGACCTCTTTCGGGAGAACATCAAGAACCAGACCGAGTTGGGAAAGGTGGTCAAGTCTTATCTTGATAAAGGTGAACTTGTCCCCGACGATGTGACCATTGCGATGATCCGCGACCGCCTCTCCCGTCCGGACTGTGAGGCGGGTGCCATTCTCGACGGCTTTCCCCGCACCCCGGCTCAGGCAGAGGCACTCGAGGCCATGCTGAAGGACTTTAAGGGGTCGGTGGACGCAGTCCCATACATCACCGCCGCGGAAAATATCCTAATCGAACGCGCGAGCGGCCGCTGGACCTGCAAGGCGAATGGGCATATCTATCACGAGAAGTTCAACCCGCCGAAACAGGCCGGAATCTGCGATATCGATGGCTCCGAGGTCTATCAGCGGGAGGACGATAAAGCGGAAACCGTCTCGAAAAGGATCCACGTTTATCTTGAGCAGACCATTCCACTCGTGGATCACTACCGCAAGGCAGGTAAACTGATCGAGGTCGACGGGACGCTCGCCGTCGAACAGGTGACAAAAACCCTGTTCGACAAATTGAAGAAATAG
- the map gene encoding type I methionyl aminopeptidase — MFHERRINIKTPAEIKIMREAGRINASVHAKVRELLQPGVTTADLNAAAEEVLKSHGCVSPFKGYGHPPFPASITVSINDEMVHGIPHPKRKLKEGDIVSIDCGTVHKGFVADSAFSAPVGEVSPIAKKLLEVTECALNVGIEQMRKGKRTGDISAAIQKYVENHGLHVTREYTGHGVGKDMHEGPQVPNIGAAGTGILLKPGMTIALEPMVLVGTYETRVLPDKWTVVSADGSLTAHFEHTIAVTEGEPQILTVL; from the coding sequence ATGTTTCACGAACGCCGCATCAACATCAAAACCCCTGCCGAGATCAAGATCATGCGTGAAGCAGGGCGCATCAATGCAAGCGTTCACGCGAAAGTTAGGGAACTTTTACAACCAGGTGTGACGACCGCCGACCTCAACGCGGCTGCTGAGGAAGTGCTGAAGTCACACGGATGTGTATCGCCGTTCAAAGGTTACGGCCACCCGCCATTCCCGGCGTCCATCACGGTCAGCATCAACGACGAGATGGTGCATGGAATTCCCCACCCGAAACGCAAGTTGAAGGAGGGGGATATCGTTTCGATAGATTGCGGGACGGTCCATAAGGGCTTCGTGGCAGACTCGGCTTTTTCTGCCCCGGTGGGGGAAGTCTCTCCCATCGCGAAGAAATTGCTCGAGGTCACCGAATGTGCTTTGAATGTCGGCATCGAACAGATGCGAAAAGGCAAGCGCACGGGAGACATCTCGGCGGCGATACAAAAGTATGTGGAAAACCATGGATTGCATGTCACCCGGGAATACACCGGGCACGGTGTCGGGAAGGACATGCACGAGGGTCCGCAGGTGCCAAATATCGGCGCGGCGGGAACCGGAATCCTCCTCAAACCGGGGATGACCATTGCCCTCGAACCCATGGTACTTGTCGGGACGTATGAAACGCGCGTCCTGCCGGACAAATGGACGGTTGTTTCCGCAGACGGGTCGTTGACGGCGCATTTTGAACATACCATCGCCGTTACCGAAGGAGAACCTCAAATCCTGACTGTCTTATGA
- the rpmJ gene encoding 50S ribosomal protein L36, with protein sequence MKVSPSIRKRCAKCRIVRRKGRVFIICENPKHKQRQG encoded by the coding sequence ATGAAAGTATCGCCATCCATTCGCAAACGCTGTGCCAAGTGCCGCATTGTCCGGCGCAAGGGACGCGTGTTCATCATTTGCGAAAATCCTAAACACAAACAGAGACAAGGGTAG
- the rpsM gene encoding 30S ribosomal protein S13: MARIEGVDLPRNKRTEVGLTYLYGIGPTRARRILTETKVNPDTRIKDLTESEVASIRDYIAKHYKVEGDLRREVQMNVKRLIEIGSYRGLRHRRNLPVHGQRTKTNARTRKGTKKTVAGRGRRRGAKK; encoded by the coding sequence ATGGCAAGAATTGAAGGTGTAGATCTTCCCCGCAACAAGCGGACAGAAGTGGGCCTGACCTACCTTTACGGAATCGGTCCCACCCGCGCCCGAAGGATTTTGACGGAAACCAAAGTCAATCCGGATACGCGCATCAAGGACCTGACGGAATCCGAAGTCGCTTCCATCCGCGATTACATCGCCAAGCATTACAAAGTGGAAGGCGACCTGCGCCGCGAAGTCCAGATGAACGTCAAGCGATTGATCGAGATCGGCTCGTATCGCGGACTGCGCCATCGCCGCAACCTGCCCGTTCACGGTCAGCGCACCAAGACGAATGCGCGCACCCGCAAAGGCACCAAGAAGACGGTTGCCGGTCGCGGACGCCGACGCGGCGCGAAGAAGTAA
- the rpsK gene encoding 30S ribosomal protein S11, translated as MAQSVRSTRRAAGAKKGKRSLSRGQVHIFASFNNTIVTVTDTEGNTIAWGSAGSAGFKGSRKSTPFAARLAAEQAIKSAQQQGVQEVELYVKGPGPGRENAIRAVQAMGLKVLSIADVTPVPHNGCRPPKRRRV; from the coding sequence ATGGCTCAGAGTGTACGTTCCACCCGCCGCGCCGCCGGCGCGAAAAAAGGCAAACGTTCCCTGTCACGCGGACAGGTGCATATCTTTGCTTCCTTCAATAATACGATCGTGACCGTGACGGATACCGAAGGCAACACCATCGCGTGGGGCTCAGCCGGTTCCGCCGGTTTCAAAGGTTCGCGCAAGAGCACGCCTTTTGCGGCGCGCCTTGCCGCCGAGCAGGCGATCAAATCCGCCCAACAGCAGGGTGTGCAGGAAGTCGAGTTATACGTCAAGGGTCCCGGACCCGGACGAGAGAATGCGATCCGCGCTGTGCAGGCGATGGGATTGAAAGTGCTGTCCATCGCAGACGTGACCCCGGTGCCGCATAACGGCTGCCGCCCGCCAAAGCGACGGCGCGTCTAA